The following nucleotide sequence is from Trifolium pratense cultivar HEN17-A07 linkage group LG2, ARS_RC_1.1, whole genome shotgun sequence.
GATTACTTCTATTTTCTCATATATGTCTTGTCTATAATTCATTCATAGATACTTATATGAAACTCGATGAAAGCAAGCAAACAAAGGTAGTAAAGGAATATAAAAACAATGAAATAGCTGTCTATCATTCTGCATTATGTTTGGCACATACAATCAATGGTGACCCCATACAAAAGAACTTAACCCACCCACCAAAATTGTTCCAAATAATGGAACCCCCCATCACAAAAAAGAATCTAAAATTTCACATCTAAatcacaaaaaatttaaaaaaaaaaaaaaaaaccattctaCATAAAGAATGATAAAGATTGAAAAACCAATCTGTacaaaacctaaaaaaaaaattgaatcgcAGAATTTTTTctaatcaacaacaacaacataagtACCAaaagaatcatcatcatcatcatcatcatcatcatatctTCATACTAATCACAAGTCATAGCAAATCATGAGCATATCCAAccaaaattgaagaagaaaaactcCAAGGTTGATCAATCTCTTGATTTTtcccatcaccaccaccatgaTGAACCATGAAATGATTATTTCTTGGCTTATAAAGATCATAAGGTTCCCATAATGAATCCAAAGGACAAGCTTTTTTCTCATCAAGTCTAACCCAAGGTTTACCTTTACCACTCCAATGTAACAAACTAACAGGACCAGGATGCAAAGATCTACAAACACCATTCAAATTATCACCCCCTAATCCATGTTGATTCCATCTATGATCAATAGCTTCAACATTCCCACCAAAAACAAGTAAAAAGGGTGGCAATGAACCCAATTCATAAATCCTCTTTTTCTTCTGTAATTCCATCCAATTCTCAATTTTTCTTCTATACCCCCCTTTTCTCCATTTTACTAAATCCATTACCATCACACCCGTGTTGAAATAACAAGCCTTTCTTGTTCCAAATACTTTTGATAATAATGGGTCAACCCAAAATTCATCAGTGAAATACTTAGTGAAATTTGCATGACAATATTCAGGTGCACCTATAACTTTTTCTGAACCCATTTTCACACTCCATAGTTTGAaaatatcatcaacaacaacaatatcTGAATCAAGATAGATAACTCTTTCAACACATGAATCAAGCATATCACCAAGATAATTTCTTGCATAGTTTAATGGGTTTTCAAGTGCTAAACGAATTGAAGATGAAATAAGATTTATCACCGTGTCTTCACGAAAAATGTAAACTTTGAAGTTTAGTGATGGAAAAATGGATCTTACCAAACGAGTCAAGACTCGTGGACTCGCTGGGTCGAACTCAGCggaaatgaaatgaaagaaaacgTTTTCTGGACATGATGAGTGACGGAGAACGGAATGAACGGCGGCGATGCTGCCACGTAGGTAACCAGAATCGAGTGTCATTGCGATGTGAACTAGTGATGGGTCGCATGATCCTTTGATGTTGTTGTTTTCGGGTATGGGGCAACCCGCTCCGTTTCGATAATCGGGTGCTTCGGAGAAGTGAAATGGGTTGGTGGTGACGACGGTGGTGGTTGTGTCGGTGGTCGGAAAAGAACGGATTCCGAGACAGAATGGTTGGAAAAGGCAACagaaaaaaagagatgaaaCGACGACGGTTAAGCGTAAAGGAAGCATTGAGAAGGGTTTTTTGAAAACAAGATTTTTCAAAGAGTTTGTTGCATTTTGTGAAAGTGTGATTTTTGAGATAGAGAATTAGGGGGGTGAATGAGTATTTTGGGGGGTTTGGGGATTCTCTGGAACTTTGTGGGAGACAGAGAAGTTCCAGAgaggaaagagagagagaggcaGCTGGAGTTTGAGAGAAATGTATGACCTACTTATATGAGAAGTCATTACATTacattcattcatttcatcatcactctctatctctctctaactctgttttttattttatttttttatttttattactagttGTTAAACTTAAattatcattttcttttatttaatctTCACTtagaaaaatgtgatttttaggTCTTGGATTCAAAAAATTATGAGTTCGAGTTTTATTAGTGTTTTTGAAGAGAGTAAAAATAGTTACTTTTTAGGTTTCTACTAGTTGTTCAAATGTCTTTCCTGTTTTGAATTAAAGCATCATTCTCTTATCCTAAATTTCGTATtagtttaatttgaatttttagattcattagaaaaaagaagaatttagttaataatatattttctctattttaaattataagcaaaaaagtGATACTTATTAAAAAGTCTTCTTTCGAATTAATAATTTGAGGGAAgacttttttgtgtttttcttaaaataaatttttttggagatgtaatcataatttttattggttattgtttataaggaaaaaaaaaaatagagagtaaattaaatgcaatctctatttaatttcatgagaataagtaaaagtaaattttgaaaatgataaatattgaCCTTATATACTTATAATTTGGGGAAAAAGGGATATTCTTATTATAAGTTGGGACAAAGAAAGTATTAACTAGATATATCATTTttctaatgaatctaaaaagtcaaattttacttatatcatGTGTGACATAACATAAGAGAGCATGTGTACTATGTAAAGGAATTGACAAACATAGCATGAGATTTTCACACACAAGTGCAAAATTTAAGGTTTGAAAATGAATAAAAGTATTCAGCATAACAATACGAGTATAATTAGTTGATCATTACTTTCAGACAAAATgtgttattttttcttttttgtcgaTGGCCTAAATTTTAGAGTGAGGGGATATGGTGCTTCATTTCAATGCAGAAAAAATCTTAAAGTTCTTAGAAGACTTAGCATTAACAGAGCTTGAACCTATAACTTATCAGCTCCAGGAACAATTTTTCTACTGCTAGACTCAAtccttggatttttttttatttttgaataaaacTCAAATATCATTGAGTTAATTatgaattgttattttttatagataaagaagtatgactaatttttttaattattataagaggataatttcattttatatttattataagaCCACTTAATTGAAAACATTTATTTGacttaaaatagtaaaacaattataaatttttagatatttttttaagatatatttattataaataaaagatgTATTATAAAGGAGTACAATAATTACTCAAActtacaaaacaaaacaaaacaaaaaacaattatatgcTTTTGAAGACATATACTAAAGGATTGATTGActctttaaaaatgaaaatatcaataaaattctaatcataaaaaaattcaaaagaatataccaatttctttttatatattttcattctttttattttggtagaaattttatttgattttttcttgTTAGTGATTGAGAAACAAAATGACAGGCGTGTCCGGATTTAAcatatttgttgaaattgaAACCGCTGTTAAGAAacgaattttctttttcttttccttttaatcttcttttgtacttttctttttctttaataCTCCGTATAATATCATTATTATTGTCTCGTAAAAAAGTCTCtcattattttagtaaaaaaaaaatccttcattaatattgcattttttttatcaaataatatatgtaagataattacacttgaatgaAATGCAAACAGACAACAAGTTGCgcttttaccttttttttagATGACAAAACTAATCATCTTAAATACTAGATCTAGAGACCTAAGAGACATGcttttcaaaatattcacaGCATCGGGTGATAAAAAACCAAAAGTATTAAATGCAAAGGACAGATGAGctcaattgaatttataatcaAGATATTGAGCTCAATTGGATGATGAACTTCACTAAGACACCGAtcatttgagaaagaaaaaaaaagttaaatattgcaTTTATTTATACATTTACTTATGTTTCCTTTTATTGCATTATTTATACATTTACTATTTATGTTTCCTTTTGTTTTACGACATGGGAGATAAATATTTAACGCGTGACCGTATGTGTTACTACAACTTTACTCGTAATAATAATAGTACAAAATGCGATTACGTTAATCGTACACTTTGggaaaaattaaatgattagcaattttgattttgtaagtaataataataataataggatAATTAAGAGATATGGAGCTTTTTGTGGAGTTGGATGAAGGGTTAAAACTTTCCTTAGATGAAGATACATCCACAACAAAAGAATAAGCATGTCGACCATACGCAAAGAATAGTTTTCGGTTAAGCACTTTTTGTGTCAAAAGCTAGTTGTGTATGTACTCGAATTGAATTCCAATTCCAAGGTAAAGGAGTGTCAAACATGTATACAAATATTTGGTCCATACAACCAATattctaaaaatcaaattatagaTCCAACAAAATGAGACGTTTAGATCATAATTCAATTAGTTGAAAATATAGTAATTGTGAGTTTATGGAAATAGTCTCATAATAGATAGGAATGTGGTGACTTGAGCATTTATAAGTGGGGGAACCCACTCACCTAttaccttaaggttttgggtgaacAAGTGGTGTGTATTTTACAAAGGTGTGTTGCTCAAAAGAACAAGTGCCACAAAAATGAATGCTCCTCGCTCGACCCTCCCACGATTGTTGCGTTAACACAATTGGTTtttttagtggttagaaatttctcCTTAAAGACGAATAAGTGGAGTATCCGTGATTCAAATACGGCtcatacatatataatgcagTGTTCCTACCAACTAAGCTAAACTTACGAGAACATAATTCAATTGATTTAACTACTGTTAAAacgaataaaaaataaataagtatttacaaataaaaacaatggaAATGATCGAATAAATTGTAGATTATAGAACAGGCAATTatgatcaaattttaaaaattgtttaggttttttttaatcaaatagttTATCGACTAtaaatttatcatttaaaatgaataaatagagtaaatcaaattcaaactccaacACTTACATGCATAACAAGCGTGACTTAGTAGTAagtaaaacaaaatgaaaatgtgTTTTAGAagacaaaatgaaaataaaattaattataggtACAAGCATTTTAATTTTCTGACATGCATGGATTGTAAACAATAAATATGACAGCTATGAAAATGAAAGTCTTCACCAGACTTTTGGGTTCAAATTCCAAGTTTTCTTAATGGGGAGTAAATTGCAATTATATTTCTACGTTTGGGGGTGGGAGATGGAATTATAGGAAACGGTGAAATTTAAAGGCTTTTAATCATCATAAATGGTGTTTGCCTTAAGTAAATGAAGAGTAACATAGAAGTGCTTCATCTTTCATATACAAAACAACAACTCTTGGACCAGAATCCTCTCCTGTAAATTTGTTGCCGGAGGCAGTTCAATctttacatttcaatttttatttaataatttgaacattttacttgaaataaaaaagaaaaagagtgacTGAGATGTCACTAAAAATGGACCCGTCGATCAAACAAAACCGAGACCGATTCACCGATTTTCCGGCTTTCACTGGTTCACATTGGTTTTTCTAGTTTTTTCACCGGTTCTTAAGACTGACATTTTAGTAAGGTTGTCCAAATCGGTTACTAAGTCTGATTCTTGGTCCAACCAGTTAAAACTGGTCGGTCCCGTCTGTTTTTAAAAACATTGCACTTGTCATTGTATCTCTTGAGTTTGATGTGGATCGCTTTGGTAAACAGACGGCAAGGATCTCCCGAATTTAGGTCAATGTGATGCTCAATTCGACAATTCCACTTATAGATGGTAAATATCACTTGGTACCTCTTTAAAAAACATACCATCAAATTCCTACAAAAGTGTTTCAACTTAacttactccctccggacacaaatataagcaaaaaaacactTCTAATTTTGgtcattattataagcaaaagttaactacttttaaacgaattaatactactattcctaattatttaattctatttttattttaggcatttatttcacttttacacttttacAATTATCAAaatgggtaatatagtaaacttaactcatgttttgcattaaatcaagaaagttaactacacttaactaaatttcttaaacaccgcgtaaactgtttttttacttatatttatgtccAAAGGGAGTATTTGTTAGGAGTGTTAAGCTAGCAACATCACATTTATGCAAAATAGCAAGGATAAAGGTGTGTTGTGAAACAATTTCCttgttaatcaattttttttttccgattaaactctctttattttcatcattCTTTATTTTGgtcactttttttctttttcattttcattcttgctaattttttctctcatttcttTTGATCCTCTATTACCTAATTAGAATTCAATGatacaaagaaaaatattttggtcattgtgcttaatttttattttttttgttggaaagcCTAATCACTAGCCATAATTGAAGTTCATAAAATTTAGGGTGAGACATTGTTTCTAAATTAACTAAGACATTAAACGAGTACTAGCAACATTAAATTCTGAGTAGAGTCTTCCACTTTACTCCCTCTGTACcataatatatgtcactttggaaaaaaaatttgtaccacaatatatgtcgctttataTTATCAACGAagcatttaatgctattttttctattatactcttaacaatttattattctctcttttttcaattcttcaatttattttttccataccataaatgaagaattattttgaaaatcgacccataatctctcttttccatacaacattaattaactttcttaatatgtgtacgGAAGAAGTAGTAACTAAGTTCCTCAACTCATTCCTTCCTACCAAAACATAATTAAATGGCATGGAAATGAGTgttgatagaaatttagcaagtgtactaaatagccgtcaagtagtataataaaatcgttctttccgcagggattgttgtaaatcaattgtaatttgaagacatactcatgtaaattgacataaattgtaaaaaggggggttcttgtttggtttcaagttcaaacttttaaactttggaattgctttggtgtttagattgatgtaagaaaagcgattggtcctttttgggtcatctaattactatttctcttggtaacgccatgtatgataacgaattattcaaattagtttcatgatttgattaaaacacaattgattatgcccaatgtcttggtaacataatcctctctcatgatcatcaatccctaatttcttagtaagacctatgatcatgtgaggaagaaaaactttaatctcttaatctcaattaacaatccaaaatttcttaagtgaaaattaattgatcaatcgttcctagatcgatgatttattcctatcgtcatagtaaaacaaatcattgcaatcatcatataagtcgcgaattcatacaaagcattaagcacaaagaacaatcaatagaaactaacttcgtaattcattaatcatatcatatgacaatcacatagttcaagatcaaaagtaattagaatcacctaaggaccaatcatgagaatttagctagacattgcaaattcagaaattacatcaaataaaatgaaagaaagcatgattacaagaagaatcttgatgtgtttccacacttgaatccttgcttggtcgctcttgatcctccaaaatcGCTCCAATAGCTGTTCTTTTGCGTAAAAATTCGATAATGATCCAGATCTgatgtttcctttttataaaaatgatcaaaagtaacgttttccgcctgaggcacagaatttccgcctcaggcgtaaagaattacgtttcaggcacagctttttccgcctgaaacggcaaaacagagagcaatcttggttcttcagtgaaatttccgccccaggcggaaaaactTCCGTTTTAGGCGTAAAAATACTATACAATCCACCAATTTTCATTTGCTATCTTTcttcgcatgtagcttcaaatcaatgtttcattcttcatgatttaggtcaaaaacctctaaaaatacttgaaaatggtctttatttccatgtaatgactaatgtcatcacaaccccaaacttgaacttttccttgtcctcaaggaatatctcaatctccaggaaaacaaaacactacCTCGATTCATCTGGCtaaacaaactcaaacccaatcaa
It contains:
- the LOC123906835 gene encoding probable galacturonosyltransferase-like 9 codes for the protein MLPLRLTVVVSSLFFCCLFQPFCLGIRSFPTTDTTTTVVTTNPFHFSEAPDYRNGAGCPIPENNNIKGSCDPSLVHIAMTLDSGYLRGSIAAVHSVLRHSSCPENVFFHFISAEFDPASPRVLTRLVRSIFPSLNFKVYIFREDTVINLISSSIRLALENPLNYARNYLGDMLDSCVERVIYLDSDIVVVDDIFKLWSVKMGSEKVIGAPEYCHANFTKYFTDEFWVDPLLSKVFGTRKACYFNTGVMVMDLVKWRKGGYRRKIENWMELQKKKRIYELGSLPPFLLVFGGNVEAIDHRWNQHGLGGDNLNGVCRSLHPGPVSLLHWSGKGKPWVRLDEKKACPLDSLWEPYDLYKPRNNHFMVHHGGGDGKNQEIDQPWSFSSSILVGYAHDLL